In one Takifugu flavidus isolate HTHZ2018 chromosome 9, ASM371156v2, whole genome shotgun sequence genomic region, the following are encoded:
- the frmpd3 gene encoding FERM and PDZ domain-containing protein 3 isoform X1 encodes MAKVQDGHQNACDSSAMLEESQDGMDSGTLSPASARQVAIQRHPTQGFGFVAGSQRPVIVRSVSADGPSFGKLLPGDQILAINEETVSDAPRERVIDLVRRCKDSIVLTVLQPHQSPKSAFISAAKKAQLRTNPPKVRFSEQVSISDPDPTMLKDDSLLLIPNVLKVFLENGQIKSFTFDSRTTVRDVISSLQDRLSLRYIEHFALVLEAGALDQNQRLHLLQDNQPLTHVVHRTYFQGMKCLFRVCFSPKDPADLLRRDPAAFEYLYIQSRNDVIKERFSMDWKSDIMLRLAALHIYITVSSARPNQKISLKHVEKEWGLEPFLPLTLLPTVKEKNVCKTLSQLLKTYQHPPPSGNKVPPLQGKLQYMRVLNDLPPFGGILFQTVGLDEKQSATTLLVGPRHGISHVIDLKNNLTTVLAEFSRVAKIQLYRESQGVARVELTIHEAKPLVLLMEWPDASNFACLISGYYKLFVDPKRNIYFRAPGQSQLTKADYRSSYHVHPRSGAAGLPSGGRRGDERESSHRELVSARAVVPPEPQHLGLCHVHLREKQFQDLPTHAEAELDINENFISQQSPRRLRTKSDTTQQNTTEIPVVVESSANENEVYRIRAQTVSQSQKNTRFYCDSCKARHKTDNLSGAVNGKRCSGSCASREGGAVDLTALPPPGNEEDEVEIGVEKLQPPPPAIAAPPPGFRDNSSDEDDSKRGRKARTNTCQAVASGKLVQAKEDVPVTLIDNVSTRTVRDHAQELDDALVSTLQALEALAASEDFPHHPQQSTQTAGLIVLAAITPESSLDSGHETNSSELTDVSEMVSAMKQNQNQAYFLAHHINKERILCRRDFPLAIPGCTTKTIGTGAFSVGQIRAGCPPKQVILSKTVPFKVSPTQDSAELSVVTEQAGKQDAVCTEQAASVKIRSESTKVNTPDTVSNSHEEKAPDASLAIQDNKDERLSNSTGEKPNLSDGIKGKTKGDINTDANKALPNLLPVDKPASMKNSTSNMCQDTKTASNETTKPSSSSEIMPFDDLFCTCPVQKEPGIQLKVKDPQVQKIVMFQSSSPTDDERLQAKGLQLAASKESTVRAGADNSLTKPSPQMQTKYSPRLPVKTERKEVTDSKSESVHGKSIPEPHKCSIKSLPILDDLTAPSLSVDKVSTLPAKDSKKQGNVKGKSQRSAPFLSFRNLLSATFPARKQRETDERRAQLQKVRQYELEFLEELLKPKSSQGDFLPQGSSPVPSGTPCSCQLRTSPVLKAPGISREQRRSCDCKRMCRGMRLPDTPVGSATETQHRGRERTISKTPPAVSKVPHPQGPVKRPQTLEIKTTRIRSTSLESREQKGEHATCIPTCTSQIDCIGDPHYKKLQRRYSIGELDNSSGTPVYAEVKPKAKSLEKEMERVRATGLRLPTPIEPIHTHHAESKSLKKGVFFIQGEEQVHDNKDETGEVLLTLPSEDSDDKDKCCSFCFCYRKCEAADESSEKDELSYSIPLQVLPGMELDSNSFPVVSKTLQVLNAEDCSGEEEEVDEEEHQTQEIDLRACGTLEGSLARVQALQGKCFSLPDGFLNAQLDANELLAILRQCANSPQAEGEARLQPHQITEYKQELAVRFKEFRASCRRVASVEKSPTRMLAVVTASFQVLCELTQTFIKLIRGVRTESQRLQLLRKVEEVAINYTLLLRAAEESMGHSSSLPTKTVSPQEVSSSTNNMSSLTRPIKTLPAQ; translated from the exons ATGGCCAAGGTCCAGGATGGACATCAGAACGCATGTGACAG CTCTGCAATGTTAGAGGAGAGCCAAGATGGTATGGACAGTGGTACCCTAAGTCCTGCCTCAGCTCGACAGGTCGCCATCCAACGCCACCCAACTCAAGGCTTCGGTTTCGTTGCAGGCAGTCAGAGGCCTGTGATTGTACGATCCGTCTCAGCTG ACGGCCCATCCTTTGGCAAGCTTCTCCCCGGAGACCAGATCTTGGCCATTAACGAGGAGACGGTGAGCGACGCGCCCCGAGAGAGAGTCATAGACCTTGTAAG aCGCTGTAAAGACTCTATAGTTCTCACTGTGCTGCAGCCCCATCAG TCACCCAAGTCTGCCTTCATAAGTGCAGCCAAAAAGGCTCAGTTGCGAACCAACCCGCCTAAAGTGCGCTTTTCCGAGCAAGTGTCCATCAGCGACCCGGACCCA ACAATGCTCAAGGACGACTCGTTGCTGCTCATCCCAAATGTGTTGAAGGTGTTCTTGGAGAATGGGCAGATCAAGTCCTTCACATTTGACAGCCGTACCACTGTTAGG GATGTGatctcctctctgcaggacCGACTCTCACTGCGTTACATTGAGCACTTTGCGTTGGTGCTTGAGGCTGGGGctctggaccagaaccagaggctgcatctgctgcaggaCAACCAACCTCTGACGCAT GTGGTGCACAGAACATACTTCCAAGGGATGAAGTGTCTGTTCCGTGTCTGCTTCTCTCCCAAGGACCCTGCAGACCTGCTGAGGAGGGACCCGGCTGCTTTTGAGTATCTCTATATACAG AGCCGCAACGATGTAATCAAGGAGCGCTTTTCGATGGACTGGAAATCTGACATCATGTTACGACTGGCTGCTCTCCACATTTACATCACTGTGTCCTCAGCGCGGCCCAATCAGAAGATCTCCCTCAAGCATGTCGA AAAGGAATGGGGGCTTGagcctttcctccctctcacgcTGCTCCCAACAGTCAAAGAGAAGAATGTGTGTAAGACTCTATCCCAGTTGCTGAAGACTTACCAGCATCCGCCACCATCAGGCAACAAG gtCCCTCCTCTCCAAGGAAAACTGCAATACATGCGTGTCCTTAATGACCTCCCACCCTTTGGTGGAATACTTTTCCAAACAGTTGGACTG GATGAGAAACAGTCGGCTACAACTCTGTTGGTCGGTCCTCGGCATGGCATTAGTCATGTGATTGACCTCAAGAACAACCTCACCACAGTTCTGGCCGAGTTCAGCAGAGTTGCCAAGATCCAGCTGTACAGAGAAAGCCAAGGGGTGGCTCGTGTAGAGCTAACAATTCATGAAGCCAAG CCTCTTGTTCTACTTATGGAATGGCCAGATGCCAGTAATTTTGCCTGCCTCATCTCTGGCTACTACAAGCTGTTTGTAGATCCGAAACGAAACATTTATTTCCGTGCTCCTGGTCAGTCCCAGCTGACAAAAGCAG ATTACAGAAGCTCCTACCACGTCCACCCACGTTCTGGGGCAGCTGGATTACCAAGTGGAGGGCGGCGAGGGGATGAAAGGGAAAGTTCACATAGGGAATTGGTATCTGCACGAGCCGTAGTTCCCCCAGAGCCTCAACATCTAGGCCTCTGTCATGTCCACCTTCGAGAGAAACAATTTCAAGATTTACCAACCCATGCAGAAGCTGAACTAGACATCAATGAGAACTTTATTTCTCAGCAGTCCCCTCGGAGACTGCGCACCAAGTCTGATACCACCCAGCAGAATACAACAGAAATACCCGTGGTTGTAGAGAGCTCTGCCAATGAAAATGAAGTGTACAGAATTCGAGCACAAACAGTTAGTCAATCCCAGAAAAACACGAGGTTTTATTGTGACTCCTGTAAGGCCAGACATAAAACAGACAATCTTTCAGGGGCAGTGAACGGAAAACGTTGTTCTGGTTCTTGTGCCTCTCGAGAGGGAGGCGCTGTTGACCTCACGGCTCTACCACCACCGGGCAACGAAGAAGATGAAGTAGAAATTGGAGTAGAGAAACTACAACCACCGCCTCCTGCTATTGCTGCACCGCCACCTGGCTTCAGAGATAATAGCTCAGATGAAGATGACAgcaaaagagggagaaaggcTCGAACAAATACATGCCAAGCGGTCGCTTCTGGAAAACTTGTCCAAGCCAAAGAGGATGTTCCTGTCACACTGATTGATAATGTATCTACGAGAACGGTCCGAGATCATGCACAGGAACTTGATGACGCTCTGGTGTCCACCTTGCAGGCACTTGAGGCATTGGCAGCCTCTGAAGATTTCCCTCATCACCCTCAACAATCAACACAGACTGCAG GGCTAATTGTATTAGCAGCCATAACACCTGAGTCATCACTGGATTCAGGCCATGAGACCAACTCATCTGAACTGACAGATGTTTCTGAGATGGTTTCAGCAATGAAGCAGAACCAAAACCAGGCCTACTTTCTGGCTCACCATATTAACAAGGAACGCATCCTGTGTCGCCGCGACTTCCCCCTGGCAATTCCTGGCTGCACTACCAAGACTATAGGCACTGGAGCTTTCTCGGTGGGTCAAATCCGCGCTGGCTGTCCACCGAAGCAAGTGATTCTTAGCAAAACTGTCCCGTTTAAAGTTAGTCCCACTCAAGACTCTGCAGAGCTCAGTGTTGTGACTGAGCAAGCAGGAAAACAAGATGCTGTTTGTACTGAACAGGCAGCATCGGTGAAAATAAGATCCGAGTCCACCAAAGTAAATACCCCGGATACTGTGTCAAATTCACACGAAGAAAAAGCTCCTGATGCTTCACTGGCAATCCAGGACAATAAGGATGAGAGGCTATCCAATTCTACTGGAGAGAAACCAAATCTTTCTGACGGcataaagggaaaaacaaaaggagatATTAATACCGATGCTAACAAAGCCTTACCTAACCTCCTGCCTGTGGATAAACCTGCCTCTATGAAAAATTCTACCAGTAACATGTGCCAAGATACCAAGACTGCCTCAAATGAGACCACAAAGCCTTCCAGTTCTTCAGAAATAATGCCATTCGATGACCTTTTCTGTACATGTCCAGTGCAAAAAGAACCTGGGATTCAGCTAAAAGTAAAAGACCCACAGGTTCAGAAGATAGTTATGTTTCAGTCCTCCTCTCCCACAGATGATGAGCGTCTTCAGGCCAAAGGCCTCCAACTGGCAGCCAGCAAAGAAAGTACAGTAAGAGCAGGAGCAGATAATAGTTTGACAAAACCCAGCCCTCAAATGCAGACAAAGTATTCCCCTCGCCTGCCTgttaaaacagaaagaaaggaagTAACTGACAGCAAGTCTGAGAGTGTGCATGGAAAATCCATTCCTGAACCCCATAAATGCTCCATCAAATCTCTACCAATTTTAGATGATCTGACAGCACCTAGCCTCTCTGTTGATAAGGTCTCCACTCTCCCAGCCAAAGACTCTAAGAAGCAAGGCAATGTTAAAGGAAAGTCACAACGCAGTGCCCCTTTCTTGAGCTTCAGAAACCTTCTTTCCGCTACATTTCCAGCAAGAAAGCAAAGAGAAACAGATGAGCGAAGGGCTCAGTTGCAGAAGGTCCGTCAGTATGAGCTAGAATTCTTAGAGGAGCTACTAAAACCGAAGTCATCTCAAGGAGATTTTCTGCCACAGGGGTCTTCTCCTGTACCCTCTGGCACTCCTTGTTCCTGTCAGCTCCGCACAAGCCCTGTCCTAAAGGCACCTGGTATTTCCAGGGAGCAGCGACGAAGCTGTGACTGCAAAAGAATGTGTAGGGGCATGCGCTTACCTGACACGCCAGTTGGCTCTGCAACAGAAACccaacacagaggaagagagaggactATTTCAAAGACCCCCCCAGCAGTCTCTAAAGTACCTCACCCCCAAGGTCCAGTAAAGAGACCTCAGACCTTGGAGATCAAGACCACCCGAATACGTTCTACTAGCCTTGAGTCGAGAGAGCAAAAGGGAGAGCACGCTACTTGCATACCTACCTGTACTTCTCAAATAGATTGCATCGGAGATCCACATTACAAGAAACTCCAGAGACGTTATAGCATTGGAGAGCTGGACAACAGCAGTGGCACCCCAGTCTACGCTGAGGTAAAGCCAAAAGCCAAAAGCttagagaaagagatggagagagtgagagCCACAGGACTGAGACTCCCCACCCCCATTGAACCAATACACACTCATCACGCTGAGAgtaaaagtttgaaaaaaggaGTGTTTTTTATTCAGGGAGAAGAACAAGTACATGACAACAAAGATGAGACTGGAGAAGTGCTGCTGACCCTGCCCAGTGAAGACAGTGATGACAAAGATAAATGCTGCTCATTCTGTTTTTGCTACAGGAAGTGtgaggcagcagatgaaagCAGTGAGAAGGATGAGCTGTCTTACTCCATACCTCTTCAGGTCCTTCCAGGCATGGAGCTGGATTCAAATAGCTTTCCTGTAGTAAGCAAAACACTGCAGGTCCTTAATGCCGAAGACTGCAgtggggaagaagaggaagtggatgaggaggagcacCAAACACAGGAAATTGACCTAAGAGCCTGTGGTACATTGGAGGGGAGTCTTGCACGCGTTCAGGCTCTCCAAGGAAAATGTTTTAGCCTACCTGATGGTTTCCTCAATGCCCAACTTGATGCAAATGAGTTGTTGGCTATCCTGCGTCAGTGTGCCAACAGCCCCCAAGCTGAAGGTGAAGCTCGTCTTCAGCCGCACCAGATTACTGAATACAAGCAGGAGTTGGCAGTGCGCTTTAAAGAATTCAGAGCATCTTGCCGACGAGTGGCAAGTGTTGAAAAGAGTCCAACACGCATGCTTGCTGTCGTCACTGCCAGCTTTCAAGTACTGTGCGAACTAACTCAAACCTTCATCAAACTGATCCGAGGGGTTCGGACAGAATCCCAAAGGCTGCAGCTCTTGAGAAAAGTTGAAGAGGTTGCGATCAATTACACTTTGCTTTTGCGTGCAGCAGAAGAATCAATGGGACACTCGAGCAGCTTGCCAACAAAAACAGTTAGCCCCCAAGAGGTTTCCTCCAGCACCAATAACATGAGCTCACTCACACGACCCATTAAAACTCTACCTGCCCAGTAG
- the frmpd3 gene encoding FERM and PDZ domain-containing protein 3 isoform X3 yields the protein MAKVQDGHQNACDSSAMLEESQDGMDSGTLSPASARQVAIQRHPTQGFGFVAGSQRPVIVRSVSADGPSFGKLLPGDQILAINEETVSDAPRERVIDLVRRCKDSIVLTVLQPHQSPKSAFISAAKKAQLRTNPPKVRFSEQVSISDPDPTMLKDDSLLLIPNVLKVFLENGQIKSFTFDSRTTVRDVISSLQDRLSLRYIEHFALVLEAGALDQNQRLHLLQDNQPLTHVVHRTYFQGMKCLFRVCFSPKDPADLLRRDPAAFEYLYIQSRNDVIKERFSMDWKSDIMLRLAALHIYITVSSARPNQKISLKHVEKEWGLEPFLPLTLLPTVKEKNVCKTLSQLLKTYQHPPPSGNKVPPLQGKLQYMRVLNDLPPFGGILFQTVGLDEKQSATTLLVGPRHGISHVIDLKNNLTTVLAEFSRVAKIQLYRESQGVARVELTIHEAKPLVLLMEWPDASNFACLISGYYKLFVDPKRNIYFRAPGQSQLTKAGLIVLAAITPESSLDSGHETNSSELTDVSEMVSAMKQNQNQAYFLAHHINKERILCRRDFPLAIPGCTTKTIGTGAFSVGQIRAGCPPKQVILSKTVPFKVSPTQDSAELSVVTEQAGKQDAVCTEQAASVKIRSESTKVNTPDTVSNSHEEKAPDASLAIQDNKDERLSNSTGEKPNLSDGIKGKTKGDINTDANKALPNLLPVDKPASMKNSTSNMCQDTKTASNETTKPSSSSEIMPFDDLFCTCPVQKEPGIQLKVKDPQVQKIVMFQSSSPTDDERLQAKGLQLAASKESTVRAGADNSLTKPSPQMQTKYSPRLPVKTERKEVTDSKSESVHGKSIPEPHKCSIKSLPILDDLTAPSLSVDKVSTLPAKDSKKQGNVKGKSQRSAPFLSFRNLLSATFPARKQRETDERRAQLQKVRQYELEFLEELLKPKSSQGDFLPQGSSPVPSGTPCSCQLRTSPVLKAPGISREQRRSCDCKRMCRGMRLPDTPVGSATETQHRGRERTISKTPPAVSKVPHPQGPVKRPQTLEIKTTRIRSTSLESREQKGEHATCIPTCTSQIDCIGDPHYKKLQRRYSIGELDNSSGTPVYAEVKPKAKSLEKEMERVRATGLRLPTPIEPIHTHHAESKSLKKGVFFIQGEEQVHDNKDETGEVLLTLPSEDSDDKDKCCSFCFCYRKCEAADESSEKDELSYSIPLQVLPGMELDSNSFPVVSKTLQVLNAEDCSGEEEEVDEEEHQTQEIDLRACGTLEGSLARVQALQGKCFSLPDGFLNAQLDANELLAILRQCANSPQAEGEARLQPHQITEYKQELAVRFKEFRASCRRVASVEKSPTRMLAVVTASFQVLCELTQTFIKLIRGVRTESQRLQLLRKVEEVAINYTLLLRAAEESMGHSSSLPTKTVSPQEVSSSTNNMSSLTRPIKTLPAQ from the exons ATGGCCAAGGTCCAGGATGGACATCAGAACGCATGTGACAG CTCTGCAATGTTAGAGGAGAGCCAAGATGGTATGGACAGTGGTACCCTAAGTCCTGCCTCAGCTCGACAGGTCGCCATCCAACGCCACCCAACTCAAGGCTTCGGTTTCGTTGCAGGCAGTCAGAGGCCTGTGATTGTACGATCCGTCTCAGCTG ACGGCCCATCCTTTGGCAAGCTTCTCCCCGGAGACCAGATCTTGGCCATTAACGAGGAGACGGTGAGCGACGCGCCCCGAGAGAGAGTCATAGACCTTGTAAG aCGCTGTAAAGACTCTATAGTTCTCACTGTGCTGCAGCCCCATCAG TCACCCAAGTCTGCCTTCATAAGTGCAGCCAAAAAGGCTCAGTTGCGAACCAACCCGCCTAAAGTGCGCTTTTCCGAGCAAGTGTCCATCAGCGACCCGGACCCA ACAATGCTCAAGGACGACTCGTTGCTGCTCATCCCAAATGTGTTGAAGGTGTTCTTGGAGAATGGGCAGATCAAGTCCTTCACATTTGACAGCCGTACCACTGTTAGG GATGTGatctcctctctgcaggacCGACTCTCACTGCGTTACATTGAGCACTTTGCGTTGGTGCTTGAGGCTGGGGctctggaccagaaccagaggctgcatctgctgcaggaCAACCAACCTCTGACGCAT GTGGTGCACAGAACATACTTCCAAGGGATGAAGTGTCTGTTCCGTGTCTGCTTCTCTCCCAAGGACCCTGCAGACCTGCTGAGGAGGGACCCGGCTGCTTTTGAGTATCTCTATATACAG AGCCGCAACGATGTAATCAAGGAGCGCTTTTCGATGGACTGGAAATCTGACATCATGTTACGACTGGCTGCTCTCCACATTTACATCACTGTGTCCTCAGCGCGGCCCAATCAGAAGATCTCCCTCAAGCATGTCGA AAAGGAATGGGGGCTTGagcctttcctccctctcacgcTGCTCCCAACAGTCAAAGAGAAGAATGTGTGTAAGACTCTATCCCAGTTGCTGAAGACTTACCAGCATCCGCCACCATCAGGCAACAAG gtCCCTCCTCTCCAAGGAAAACTGCAATACATGCGTGTCCTTAATGACCTCCCACCCTTTGGTGGAATACTTTTCCAAACAGTTGGACTG GATGAGAAACAGTCGGCTACAACTCTGTTGGTCGGTCCTCGGCATGGCATTAGTCATGTGATTGACCTCAAGAACAACCTCACCACAGTTCTGGCCGAGTTCAGCAGAGTTGCCAAGATCCAGCTGTACAGAGAAAGCCAAGGGGTGGCTCGTGTAGAGCTAACAATTCATGAAGCCAAG CCTCTTGTTCTACTTATGGAATGGCCAGATGCCAGTAATTTTGCCTGCCTCATCTCTGGCTACTACAAGCTGTTTGTAGATCCGAAACGAAACATTTATTTCCGTGCTCCTGGTCAGTCCCAGCTGACAAAAGCAG GGCTAATTGTATTAGCAGCCATAACACCTGAGTCATCACTGGATTCAGGCCATGAGACCAACTCATCTGAACTGACAGATGTTTCTGAGATGGTTTCAGCAATGAAGCAGAACCAAAACCAGGCCTACTTTCTGGCTCACCATATTAACAAGGAACGCATCCTGTGTCGCCGCGACTTCCCCCTGGCAATTCCTGGCTGCACTACCAAGACTATAGGCACTGGAGCTTTCTCGGTGGGTCAAATCCGCGCTGGCTGTCCACCGAAGCAAGTGATTCTTAGCAAAACTGTCCCGTTTAAAGTTAGTCCCACTCAAGACTCTGCAGAGCTCAGTGTTGTGACTGAGCAAGCAGGAAAACAAGATGCTGTTTGTACTGAACAGGCAGCATCGGTGAAAATAAGATCCGAGTCCACCAAAGTAAATACCCCGGATACTGTGTCAAATTCACACGAAGAAAAAGCTCCTGATGCTTCACTGGCAATCCAGGACAATAAGGATGAGAGGCTATCCAATTCTACTGGAGAGAAACCAAATCTTTCTGACGGcataaagggaaaaacaaaaggagatATTAATACCGATGCTAACAAAGCCTTACCTAACCTCCTGCCTGTGGATAAACCTGCCTCTATGAAAAATTCTACCAGTAACATGTGCCAAGATACCAAGACTGCCTCAAATGAGACCACAAAGCCTTCCAGTTCTTCAGAAATAATGCCATTCGATGACCTTTTCTGTACATGTCCAGTGCAAAAAGAACCTGGGATTCAGCTAAAAGTAAAAGACCCACAGGTTCAGAAGATAGTTATGTTTCAGTCCTCCTCTCCCACAGATGATGAGCGTCTTCAGGCCAAAGGCCTCCAACTGGCAGCCAGCAAAGAAAGTACAGTAAGAGCAGGAGCAGATAATAGTTTGACAAAACCCAGCCCTCAAATGCAGACAAAGTATTCCCCTCGCCTGCCTgttaaaacagaaagaaaggaagTAACTGACAGCAAGTCTGAGAGTGTGCATGGAAAATCCATTCCTGAACCCCATAAATGCTCCATCAAATCTCTACCAATTTTAGATGATCTGACAGCACCTAGCCTCTCTGTTGATAAGGTCTCCACTCTCCCAGCCAAAGACTCTAAGAAGCAAGGCAATGTTAAAGGAAAGTCACAACGCAGTGCCCCTTTCTTGAGCTTCAGAAACCTTCTTTCCGCTACATTTCCAGCAAGAAAGCAAAGAGAAACAGATGAGCGAAGGGCTCAGTTGCAGAAGGTCCGTCAGTATGAGCTAGAATTCTTAGAGGAGCTACTAAAACCGAAGTCATCTCAAGGAGATTTTCTGCCACAGGGGTCTTCTCCTGTACCCTCTGGCACTCCTTGTTCCTGTCAGCTCCGCACAAGCCCTGTCCTAAAGGCACCTGGTATTTCCAGGGAGCAGCGACGAAGCTGTGACTGCAAAAGAATGTGTAGGGGCATGCGCTTACCTGACACGCCAGTTGGCTCTGCAACAGAAACccaacacagaggaagagagaggactATTTCAAAGACCCCCCCAGCAGTCTCTAAAGTACCTCACCCCCAAGGTCCAGTAAAGAGACCTCAGACCTTGGAGATCAAGACCACCCGAATACGTTCTACTAGCCTTGAGTCGAGAGAGCAAAAGGGAGAGCACGCTACTTGCATACCTACCTGTACTTCTCAAATAGATTGCATCGGAGATCCACATTACAAGAAACTCCAGAGACGTTATAGCATTGGAGAGCTGGACAACAGCAGTGGCACCCCAGTCTACGCTGAGGTAAAGCCAAAAGCCAAAAGCttagagaaagagatggagagagtgagagCCACAGGACTGAGACTCCCCACCCCCATTGAACCAATACACACTCATCACGCTGAGAgtaaaagtttgaaaaaaggaGTGTTTTTTATTCAGGGAGAAGAACAAGTACATGACAACAAAGATGAGACTGGAGAAGTGCTGCTGACCCTGCCCAGTGAAGACAGTGATGACAAAGATAAATGCTGCTCATTCTGTTTTTGCTACAGGAAGTGtgaggcagcagatgaaagCAGTGAGAAGGATGAGCTGTCTTACTCCATACCTCTTCAGGTCCTTCCAGGCATGGAGCTGGATTCAAATAGCTTTCCTGTAGTAAGCAAAACACTGCAGGTCCTTAATGCCGAAGACTGCAgtggggaagaagaggaagtggatgaggaggagcacCAAACACAGGAAATTGACCTAAGAGCCTGTGGTACATTGGAGGGGAGTCTTGCACGCGTTCAGGCTCTCCAAGGAAAATGTTTTAGCCTACCTGATGGTTTCCTCAATGCCCAACTTGATGCAAATGAGTTGTTGGCTATCCTGCGTCAGTGTGCCAACAGCCCCCAAGCTGAAGGTGAAGCTCGTCTTCAGCCGCACCAGATTACTGAATACAAGCAGGAGTTGGCAGTGCGCTTTAAAGAATTCAGAGCATCTTGCCGACGAGTGGCAAGTGTTGAAAAGAGTCCAACACGCATGCTTGCTGTCGTCACTGCCAGCTTTCAAGTACTGTGCGAACTAACTCAAACCTTCATCAAACTGATCCGAGGGGTTCGGACAGAATCCCAAAGGCTGCAGCTCTTGAGAAAAGTTGAAGAGGTTGCGATCAATTACACTTTGCTTTTGCGTGCAGCAGAAGAATCAATGGGACACTCGAGCAGCTTGCCAACAAAAACAGTTAGCCCCCAAGAGGTTTCCTCCAGCACCAATAACATGAGCTCACTCACACGACCCATTAAAACTCTACCTGCCCAGTAG